In Rhodococcus rhodochrous, a single genomic region encodes these proteins:
- a CDS encoding general stress protein — translation MTNPLGPGRQVPGLPTPPTGWPVGSYPTYAEAQRAVDHLADQNFSVEDVTIVGVDLMQVERVTGRLTWPKVIGGGIVSGAWLGVFFGLLLGIFSTDFLGPLLVGLVGGIIFGLISATIPYAATRGQRDFSSTMQLVAGRYDVLCQPPTAEKARDILAKLAI, via the coding sequence ATGACGAATCCCCTCGGACCCGGTCGCCAGGTACCCGGTCTGCCGACTCCTCCCACGGGCTGGCCCGTCGGTTCGTACCCGACCTACGCCGAGGCGCAACGCGCGGTCGACCACTTGGCCGATCAGAACTTCTCCGTCGAGGACGTCACCATCGTCGGTGTCGATCTCATGCAGGTCGAGCGGGTCACCGGTCGGCTCACGTGGCCGAAGGTGATCGGCGGCGGCATCGTCTCGGGTGCATGGCTCGGCGTGTTCTTCGGTCTGCTGCTCGGTATCTTCTCCACCGACTTCCTCGGCCCGCTGCTCGTCGGCCTCGTCGGCGGCATCATCTTCGGCCTCATCTCGGCGACCATCCCGTACGCCGCGACCCGCGGCCAGCGCGACTTCTCGTCCACGATGCAGCTCGTCGCCGGCCGCTACGACGTGCTGTGCCAGCCGCCCACCGCCGAGAAGGCACGCGACATCCTCGCCAAGCTCGCCATCTGA
- a CDS encoding lytic transglycosylase domain-containing protein, with the protein MGRHAKPSDSKLRRNSVIAMTGLVPVGLVAAAATTAGASPRSLMGAAHHETEPTASSTDTADLANAIPEAVAAVQTIMLEPEPAPVRTFKAAPEPEPEPEVLHEGPLGIPGINYAAYRNAERILAEENPACGMHWTLLAGIGRVESGHANGGRADDKGNLLEPVIGLPLDGSLPGQAVIHDTDGGVLDGDPVYDRAVGPMQFIPTTWNQYAGDGNGDGVADPQNLYDSTLTTAKYLCDGGLDMRNIAHSTKAIHRYNNSMAYVANVLAWSTAYSTGIDPSPADLPRIH; encoded by the coding sequence TTGGGCCGCCACGCCAAACCGTCGGATTCGAAGCTTCGGCGAAATTCCGTCATCGCGATGACCGGACTCGTTCCGGTCGGACTGGTCGCCGCAGCCGCGACCACCGCGGGTGCGTCGCCGCGATCGCTGATGGGTGCAGCTCACCACGAGACCGAGCCGACGGCGTCGTCGACCGACACGGCCGACCTCGCGAACGCGATTCCCGAAGCGGTCGCCGCCGTGCAGACGATCATGCTCGAGCCCGAACCGGCACCCGTGCGCACCTTCAAGGCCGCCCCCGAGCCCGAACCCGAGCCCGAGGTCCTTCACGAGGGCCCCCTCGGCATCCCCGGCATCAACTACGCCGCCTACCGCAACGCCGAGCGCATCCTCGCCGAGGAGAATCCCGCCTGCGGCATGCACTGGACGCTCCTCGCCGGCATCGGCCGCGTCGAGTCCGGACACGCCAACGGTGGTCGCGCCGACGACAAGGGCAACCTGCTCGAGCCCGTCATCGGACTGCCGCTCGACGGCAGCCTGCCCGGTCAGGCCGTCATCCACGACACCGACGGCGGCGTCCTCGACGGCGACCCCGTCTACGACCGCGCTGTCGGGCCGATGCAGTTCATACCCACCACGTGGAACCAGTACGCGGGCGACGGCAACGGCGACGGTGTCGCCGATCCCCAGAACCTGTACGACTCGACGCTCACCACCGCGAAGTACCTGTGCGACGGTGGCCTCGACATGCGCAACATCGCGCACTCGACGAAGGCGATCCACCGCTACAACAACTCGATGGCCTACGTGGCGAACGTGCTCGCCTGGTCGACGGCGTACTCCACCGGAATCGACCCGAGCCCCGCGGATCTCCCCCGTATCCACTAG
- a CDS encoding Mrp/NBP35 family ATP-binding protein, translated as MAVSESDVRSALARVQDPEIRKPITDLGMVKSIEIGADSSVDVAIYLTTAGCPMRTEISDRVTKAVADVAGVGEVRVTLDVMNDEQRTELRKSLRGDSTEPVIPFAQPGSLTRVYAVASGKGGVGKSSVTVNLAAAMASRGLSVGVLDADIYGHSIPRMLGTSAKPTQVERMIMPPVAHDVKMISIAQFTEGNTPVVWRGPMLHRALQQFLADVFWGDLDVLLLDLPPGTGDVAISVAQLIPNAEILVVTTPQQAAAEVAERAGSIALQTRQRIAGVVENMSWLELPDGTRMDVFGSGGGQAVAERLTRAVGATVPLLGQIPLDPAVREAGDAGTPIVLAAPDSAPAVALKEVSDKLAVRKRGLAGMSLGIDTTRHL; from the coding sequence ATGGCAGTCAGTGAGTCCGACGTCCGCAGTGCGCTCGCACGGGTCCAGGACCCGGAGATCCGCAAGCCCATCACCGATCTCGGAATGGTCAAGAGCATCGAGATCGGCGCCGACAGCAGTGTCGACGTCGCCATCTACCTGACCACCGCCGGGTGCCCCATGCGCACCGAGATCTCGGATCGCGTCACCAAGGCCGTCGCCGACGTCGCAGGCGTGGGCGAGGTGCGAGTGACCCTCGACGTGATGAACGACGAACAGCGCACCGAGCTCCGCAAGTCGCTGCGCGGCGACTCCACCGAGCCCGTCATCCCGTTCGCCCAGCCCGGATCGCTGACACGCGTCTACGCGGTCGCCTCCGGCAAGGGCGGTGTCGGCAAGTCGTCGGTCACCGTCAACCTCGCCGCGGCCATGGCCTCGCGCGGACTGTCGGTGGGTGTGCTCGACGCCGACATCTACGGTCACTCGATCCCCCGCATGCTCGGCACCTCCGCGAAGCCCACGCAGGTCGAGCGGATGATCATGCCGCCGGTCGCGCACGACGTGAAGATGATCTCCATCGCCCAGTTCACCGAGGGCAACACCCCGGTGGTGTGGCGCGGCCCGATGCTGCACCGCGCGCTGCAGCAGTTCCTCGCCGACGTCTTCTGGGGCGACCTCGACGTCCTGCTCCTCGACCTGCCGCCCGGCACGGGCGACGTCGCCATCTCGGTGGCGCAGCTGATCCCCAACGCCGAGATCCTCGTCGTGACGACGCCGCAGCAGGCCGCCGCCGAGGTCGCCGAGCGTGCCGGTTCGATCGCGCTGCAGACACGTCAGCGTATCGCCGGCGTCGTGGAGAACATGTCGTGGCTCGAGCTGCCCGACGGCACCCGCATGGACGTCTTCGGCAGCGGCGGCGGTCAGGCAGTCGCCGAACGTCTCACCCGCGCAGTGGGTGCGACGGTGCCGCTGCTCGGCCAGATCCCGCTCGACCCGGCCGTGCGCGAGGCCGGCGACGCCGGAACTCCGATCGTCCTCGCGGCGCCCGACTCGGCGCCCGCGGTGGCGCTCAAGGAGGTCTCCGACAAGCTCGCGGTGCGCAAGCGCGGACTGGCCGGCATGTCGCTGGGAATCGACACCACGCGCCATCTGTAA
- a CDS encoding anti-sigma factor family protein, whose amino-acid sequence MTMVQPPRRFGSTEHLASEAVAAFVDGELRMAAYMRAAQHLSMCPECAAEVEAQQQARHALRSAADHVPRMPSSLLGTLSNIPSHLCDPTPRPQAEEGFAARRWSILRRR is encoded by the coding sequence ATGACGATGGTGCAACCACCTCGCAGGTTCGGCTCCACGGAACATCTCGCCAGCGAGGCAGTTGCCGCATTCGTCGACGGCGAACTGCGCATGGCGGCCTACATGCGGGCCGCCCAGCATCTGTCGATGTGTCCGGAGTGTGCCGCCGAGGTCGAAGCCCAGCAGCAGGCCCGCCACGCATTGCGGTCCGCTGCCGATCACGTACCGCGTATGCCGAGCTCGCTACTCGGGACGCTCAGCAACATCCCGTCCCACCTGTGCGACCCGACCCCGCGGCCTCAGGCGGAGGAAGGCTTCGCCGCGCGCCGCTGGTCCATTCTCCGGCGCCGGTGA
- a CDS encoding HpcH/HpaI aldolase/citrate lyase family protein, producing the protein MSFSFRPRRSVLAVPGSSRKMIDKAKGLPADEIFLDLEDAVSPLAKEQARSTIVEALNEDGWGDQIKVVRVNDWTTDATYLDVATVVGGAGANLDAILLPKVPDASHVKALDLLLTQVEKAHGLEVGRIGIEPQIENAIGLTNINEIATASSRVQTLVFGPADFMASINMRTLVVGEQPEGYDVGDAYHHILMTILMAARAHGLQAIDGPYLQIRDVDAFRRSAQRTAALGFDGKWVLHPSQIDAANEVFSPRQEDYDKAEMILDAYEWHTSAEGGARGAAMLGDEMIDEASRKMALVISAKGRAAGLQRTQTFEPPAS; encoded by the coding sequence ATGTCGTTTTCGTTCAGGCCACGGAGGTCGGTACTCGCGGTTCCCGGCAGCAGCCGGAAGATGATCGACAAGGCCAAGGGCCTTCCCGCCGACGAGATCTTCCTCGATCTCGAGGACGCCGTGTCGCCGCTGGCCAAGGAACAGGCCCGCAGCACCATCGTCGAAGCTCTGAACGAGGACGGCTGGGGCGACCAGATCAAGGTCGTGCGTGTCAACGACTGGACCACGGATGCGACCTATCTGGACGTCGCGACGGTCGTCGGTGGTGCCGGCGCGAACCTCGACGCGATCCTGCTGCCGAAGGTGCCCGACGCGAGCCACGTGAAGGCACTCGACCTCCTCCTCACCCAGGTGGAGAAGGCCCACGGTCTCGAAGTGGGGCGGATCGGTATCGAACCGCAGATCGAGAACGCCATCGGGTTGACGAACATCAACGAGATCGCGACGGCGAGCTCGCGCGTGCAGACGCTCGTGTTCGGCCCGGCCGACTTCATGGCGAGCATCAACATGCGCACCCTCGTCGTCGGTGAGCAGCCCGAGGGTTACGACGTCGGCGACGCCTACCACCACATCCTCATGACGATCCTCATGGCCGCGCGTGCCCACGGGCTGCAGGCCATCGACGGTCCCTACCTCCAGATCCGCGACGTCGACGCCTTCCGCCGGTCGGCGCAGCGCACCGCCGCCCTGGGCTTCGACGGCAAGTGGGTGCTGCACCCGAGCCAGATCGACGCGGCCAACGAGGTCTTCAGCCCCCGGCAGGAGGACTACGACAAGGCCGAGATGATCCTCGACGCCTATGAGTGGCACACCTCTGCCGAGGGCGGCGCCCGCGGTGCCGCGATGCTCGGCGACGAGATGATCGACGAGGCGAGCCGGAAGATGGCCCTCGTGATCTCCGCGAAGGGGCGCGCCGCCGGACTGCAGCGCACCCAGACGTTCGAGCCGCCGGCCTCCTGA
- the sigE gene encoding RNA polymerase sigma factor SigE, giving the protein MTRAHTVPENDASALDAALEADLSGTAAFDATGDRAAMPSWDELVREHGDRVYRLAYRLSGNAQDAEDLTQETFIRVFRSLQNYQPGTFEGWLHRITTNLFLDMVRRRNRIRMEALPEDYDRVPAAGPNPEEIYHDARLGADLQSALDSLGPEYRAAVVLCDIEGLSYEEIGATLGVKLGTVRSRIHRGRQALREYLREHGKVENGRVDAG; this is encoded by the coding sequence ATGACCCGAGCCCACACTGTTCCCGAGAACGACGCCTCGGCGCTCGACGCTGCCCTCGAGGCGGACCTGAGCGGCACCGCGGCGTTCGACGCCACCGGGGACCGCGCGGCCATGCCGTCGTGGGACGAACTCGTTCGTGAGCACGGCGACCGCGTCTACCGCCTCGCCTACCGTCTTTCCGGCAACGCCCAGGACGCCGAGGATCTCACGCAGGAGACCTTCATCCGCGTCTTCCGGTCGTTGCAGAACTACCAGCCCGGCACTTTCGAGGGTTGGTTGCATCGCATCACCACGAACCTCTTCCTGGACATGGTGCGCCGCCGGAACCGCATCCGGATGGAAGCGCTCCCGGAGGACTACGATCGTGTACCGGCCGCAGGGCCGAACCCCGAGGAGATCTACCACGACGCGCGTCTCGGCGCCGACCTGCAGTCCGCTCTGGACTCGCTCGGACCCGAGTACCGTGCCGCGGTGGTGCTCTGTGACATCGAAGGTCTGTCCTATGAGGAGATCGGTGCCACACTGGGGGTGAAACTCGGTACGGTGCGTAGTCGTATCCACCGAGGCCGCCAGGCACTCCGCGAGTACCTGCGCGAGCATGGAAAGGTCGAAAACGGTCGCGTCGATGCGGGGTAG
- a CDS encoding magnesium transporter MgtE N-terminal domain-containing protein: MAAVSKVFVARLAGLVVLGPDGESIGRVRDVVLTIRVGRQPPRALGLVVELPTRKRIFVPMLRVTAIEPGAVTLVTGNVSLRRFTQRPSEVLALGQVLDSRVRVDDPELPDLMGVDAVVVDLGLELMRTRDWVVARVAVRRHRGRLARRSPIHIVEWPHVHGLTQQALSMPGQGVAQLLLQFEDMRPPDVANALRDLPIKRRTEVAAALDDERLADIVQELPSDDQTDLLTQLGLDRAVAVLEAMDPDDVADLLGELPATDAESFLQRMDPEDSEPVRRLLEHSPDTAGGLMTPEPVVLTPATTVAEALARARNPDLSPALASMVFVVRPPTATPTGKYLGCVHLQRLLREPPASLVGGVVDDDLPRLAPDDALTTVTRYFATYNLVCGPVVDDEGHLLGAVSVDDVLDHLLPEDWREEDIEDE, encoded by the coding sequence ATGGCAGCAGTGAGCAAGGTCTTCGTCGCGCGGCTGGCCGGACTGGTCGTTCTCGGCCCCGACGGCGAGTCCATCGGCCGCGTCCGCGATGTCGTGCTGACCATCCGGGTGGGGCGTCAGCCTCCTCGTGCGCTGGGGCTCGTCGTCGAACTGCCCACCCGCAAGCGGATCTTCGTCCCGATGCTGCGTGTGACCGCGATCGAGCCCGGCGCGGTCACCCTCGTGACCGGCAACGTGAGTCTGCGCCGGTTCACGCAACGGCCCTCGGAGGTGCTCGCCCTCGGTCAGGTCCTCGATTCGCGTGTGCGCGTCGACGACCCGGAGCTGCCGGACCTGATGGGTGTCGACGCCGTCGTGGTGGATCTGGGGCTCGAGCTCATGCGCACCCGCGATTGGGTCGTCGCCCGGGTGGCGGTGCGTCGCCATCGCGGCCGGCTCGCGCGCCGCTCCCCCATCCACATCGTGGAATGGCCGCACGTGCACGGACTCACCCAGCAGGCGCTGTCGATGCCCGGCCAGGGTGTCGCGCAGTTGCTCCTACAGTTCGAGGACATGCGCCCGCCGGACGTCGCGAACGCCCTGCGCGACCTGCCGATCAAGAGACGTACCGAGGTCGCCGCGGCGCTCGACGACGAACGCCTCGCCGACATCGTGCAGGAGTTGCCCTCCGACGATCAGACCGATCTGCTCACCCAGCTCGGTCTCGACCGGGCGGTCGCGGTGCTCGAGGCGATGGATCCCGACGACGTCGCCGACCTCCTCGGTGAGCTGCCCGCCACGGACGCCGAGTCGTTCCTGCAACGCATGGACCCCGAGGACTCCGAGCCGGTGCGCCGCCTGCTCGAGCACTCCCCCGACACCGCCGGTGGTTTGATGACCCCCGAGCCGGTCGTGCTGACACCGGCGACCACGGTGGCCGAAGCGCTCGCCCGCGCCCGCAATCCGGATCTGAGTCCGGCCCTGGCGTCGATGGTCTTCGTCGTGCGGCCGCCCACCGCGACGCCCACCGGCAAGTACCTCGGCTGCGTCCATCTGCAACGATTGCTCCGGGAACCGCCCGCAAGCCTGGTGGGAGGGGTCGTCGACGACGACCTGCCGCGCCTGGCCCCCGACGACGCCCTGACCACCGTCACCCGGTACTTCGCGACGTACAACCTGGTCTGCGGTCCGGTGGTGGACGACGAGGGGCACCTGCTCGGCGCGGTGAGCGTCGACGACGTGCTCGACCATCTGTTGCCGGAGGACTGGCGCGAGGAGGACATCGAGGATGAGTGA
- a CDS encoding protein-tyrosine phosphatase family protein, whose amino-acid sequence MRREWDPADTGVLQLPSGRLVRGRGMRRPVFDEPFPDFGVYLLGRPPVAPFEWESRWIHWPDFRTPRDPEEALAVLYEAWIRAGRQRVEIACGRGRGRTGTALACLAVLDGLSPEEAVDFVRRHYHPRAVETPWQRRFVARTEAHS is encoded by the coding sequence GTGCGACGCGAGTGGGATCCAGCAGACACCGGGGTGCTGCAACTGCCCTCCGGCCGACTCGTGCGGGGACGCGGGATGCGTCGACCGGTGTTCGACGAGCCGTTTCCCGACTTCGGGGTGTACCTCCTCGGCCGTCCCCCGGTAGCACCGTTCGAGTGGGAGTCGCGGTGGATCCACTGGCCCGACTTCCGCACACCCCGCGACCCGGAGGAGGCTCTGGCTGTCCTGTACGAGGCGTGGATCCGGGCGGGACGGCAGCGGGTGGAGATCGCGTGCGGACGTGGACGCGGCCGCACCGGCACCGCGCTGGCGTGCCTCGCCGTCCTCGACGGCCTGTCCCCGGAGGAGGCGGTCGACTTCGTTCGGCGGCACTACCATCCGCGTGCGGTCGAGACTCCCTGGCAGCGCAGGTTCGTCGCGCGGACCGAGGCGCACTCCTGA
- a CDS encoding O-methyltransferase, whose protein sequence is MQTNADRILTHAENIVVEDDELAAARDRAEDLGADPVSPSVGAALAMFARMLDARTVVEIGTGAGVSGLWLLHGLREDGVLTTIDSEPEHQRAAKIAFREAGVVASRTRLINGRALDVLPRLADSGYDMVFVDATPADHPHFVREGVRLLRPGGVIVLHNALLDGRVADPAARDATVLAVREATRAVSDDERLAPVVLPLGDGLLCAVRLS, encoded by the coding sequence GTGCAGACCAACGCCGATCGCATCCTGACCCACGCCGAGAACATCGTCGTCGAGGACGACGAGCTCGCCGCGGCGCGTGACCGTGCCGAAGATCTGGGCGCCGACCCGGTGTCCCCCTCCGTCGGAGCCGCCCTCGCGATGTTCGCCCGCATGCTCGACGCCAGGACGGTAGTGGAGATCGGGACCGGTGCGGGTGTGAGCGGACTGTGGTTGCTGCACGGCCTCCGCGAGGACGGCGTGCTCACCACCATCGACAGCGAGCCGGAGCATCAGCGGGCCGCGAAGATCGCCTTCCGCGAGGCGGGTGTCGTGGCGTCGCGCACCCGGCTCATCAACGGCCGCGCGCTGGATGTGCTGCCGCGACTCGCCGACTCCGGCTACGACATGGTCTTCGTCGATGCGACCCCGGCCGACCATCCGCACTTCGTGCGCGAAGGGGTGCGTCTGCTCCGGCCGGGTGGAGTGATCGTGCTGCACAACGCCCTGCTCGACGGACGCGTCGCCGACCCCGCTGCCCGCGACGCGACGGTGCTCGCGGTGCGCGAGGCGACCCGCGCGGTGTCCGACGACGAGCGGCTCGCTCCGGTGGTCCTGCCGCTCGGCGACGGCCTGCTCTGCGCGGTGCGCCTCAGCTGA
- a CDS encoding DUF1003 domain-containing protein produces the protein MSDRSTQGRSRLETPQSSRFRFNFDAEAVGRVSESIARFLGTGRYLAIQTIVVIVWIALNITAVGLQWDPYPFILLNLAFSTQAAYAAPLILLAQNRQENRDRVSLEEDRARAEQTKADTEFLARELAALRLAVGEVATRDYLRRELDDLRALLVEDENEDDVGPPRTRAPRR, from the coding sequence ATGAGTGACCGCAGCACGCAGGGCCGCTCGCGCCTCGAGACACCCCAGTCGTCGAGGTTCCGGTTCAACTTCGACGCCGAGGCGGTCGGCCGGGTCAGCGAGTCGATCGCCCGGTTCCTCGGAACGGGCCGCTATCTCGCCATCCAGACGATCGTCGTCATCGTGTGGATCGCCCTCAACATCACCGCGGTCGGACTGCAGTGGGATCCCTATCCCTTCATCCTTCTCAACCTGGCCTTCTCGACGCAGGCCGCCTATGCCGCGCCGTTGATCCTGCTGGCGCAGAACCGGCAGGAGAACCGCGACCGCGTGTCGCTCGAGGAGGACCGCGCCCGCGCCGAGCAGACGAAGGCGGACACCGAGTTCCTGGCACGCGAACTCGCGGCCCTGCGACTCGCGGTGGGCGAGGTCGCGACCCGCGACTATCTGCGTCGCGAACTCGACGACCTGCGCGCCCTGCTGGTCGAGGACGAGAACGAGGACGATGTCGGTCCTCCGCGTACTCGCGCGCCCCGTCGCTGA
- the tatB gene encoding Sec-independent protein translocase protein TatB has protein sequence MFGNIGWGEFLVLIVAALVVLGPERLPGAVSWVAKSLRQVRDYATGARDQLKQELGPEFDDLRQPLSELNQLRGMTPRAVITKHLLDGDDSLLTGNFDKPSSAVPGTPTNGAARPNLSKPLAPDEKPPIDPDAT, from the coding sequence GTGTTCGGTAACATCGGTTGGGGCGAGTTCCTGGTACTCATCGTGGCGGCCCTCGTGGTTCTCGGCCCGGAGCGCCTGCCCGGCGCCGTCTCGTGGGTGGCCAAGTCGCTGCGTCAGGTACGCGACTACGCCACGGGTGCGCGCGACCAGCTCAAGCAGGAACTCGGGCCGGAGTTCGACGACCTGCGGCAACCGCTGTCGGAGCTGAACCAGTTGCGCGGCATGACACCGCGGGCAGTGATCACGAAGCATCTGCTCGACGGCGACGACTCGCTCCTCACCGGCAATTTCGACAAGCCGTCCTCGGCGGTCCCGGGAACGCCCACCAACGGCGCGGCCCGACCGAACCTGTCGAAGCCGCTCGCGCCGGACGAGAAGCCCCCGATCGACCCCGACGCCACCTGA
- a CDS encoding S1C family serine protease: MTAESAQHTGRRAGDDPRRDDELPHASSGKDSSGGGSSGRGSSSTASSGLPDGAITRPDDAPRLEPRPVYRPTVDPTSARVFGRPAGAEGSFDSSAHPRIVDPRVQQAPPTDAILAEAYGRPSDADETLQRPPSQPAAETEDDTEPDPWRDPDSAVRLGPPLAGQTEEKELPPAPGLTLREVLFDRRVQPRALATLAAVAVVIGMVGGLVVALATADNGSLTSRGVTLSQSGPDEELPTGAVARVADTVLPAVVSIQTTVGGDAGTGSGVVIDGAGYIVTNNHVISMAAGNPDAKVQVTFDDGTKVPASIVGRDIKTDLAVLAVEDVDNLVVAELGRSEDVQVGEDVVAVGSPLGLSKTVTRGIVSALHRPMRLSGQGTDTDAVIDAVQTDASINPGNSGGPLIDMEGRVIGINSAIKSETGGSVGLGFAIPIDDVTEVAQELIRTGEMQHPDIGVNARSVVNDVASGAEVANVRQDSPAQRAGIVEGDVIVKVGDREVTSADELVVAVQQQEIDEPVTVQLVRNGRLVDVEVTPVSD; the protein is encoded by the coding sequence GTGACGGCCGAATCTGCGCAGCACACCGGACGACGGGCCGGCGACGATCCTCGTCGCGACGACGAGCTGCCCCATGCCTCGTCGGGTAAGGACTCCTCGGGCGGAGGCTCGTCCGGCAGAGGCTCGTCCAGCACCGCCTCGTCGGGTCTGCCCGACGGAGCGATCACGCGCCCCGACGACGCTCCCCGTCTCGAACCGCGGCCCGTCTACCGGCCCACCGTCGACCCGACATCGGCCCGTGTCTTCGGGCGCCCGGCCGGCGCCGAGGGATCGTTCGACTCCTCGGCCCATCCCCGCATCGTCGACCCGCGCGTCCAACAGGCACCTCCGACCGATGCGATCCTGGCCGAGGCCTACGGGCGGCCGTCCGACGCCGACGAGACGCTCCAGCGTCCCCCTTCGCAGCCCGCGGCCGAGACCGAGGACGACACCGAACCCGATCCCTGGCGCGACCCCGACTCAGCGGTGCGGCTCGGTCCGCCCCTGGCAGGGCAGACCGAGGAGAAGGAACTTCCCCCGGCTCCCGGACTGACCCTTCGTGAGGTGTTGTTCGACCGCCGCGTCCAGCCGCGCGCACTCGCAACCCTGGCCGCGGTGGCCGTCGTGATCGGAATGGTCGGCGGACTCGTCGTGGCACTGGCGACCGCCGACAACGGCTCGCTGACCAGTCGCGGAGTGACGCTGAGCCAGTCGGGTCCCGACGAGGAACTGCCCACCGGCGCGGTCGCGCGGGTCGCCGACACCGTGCTGCCCGCGGTCGTCTCCATCCAGACCACCGTCGGCGGCGACGCCGGCACCGGCTCGGGTGTGGTCATCGACGGCGCCGGTTACATCGTCACCAACAACCACGTCATCTCCATGGCCGCCGGCAATCCCGACGCGAAGGTGCAGGTCACCTTCGACGACGGTACGAAGGTGCCCGCATCGATCGTCGGACGCGACATCAAGACCGACCTGGCCGTGCTCGCCGTCGAGGACGTCGACAACCTGGTCGTCGCCGAACTGGGCCGATCCGAGGACGTCCAGGTGGGCGAGGACGTCGTCGCGGTCGGTTCGCCGCTCGGCCTGAGCAAGACCGTCACCCGCGGCATCGTCAGTGCGCTCCACCGGCCCATGCGGCTGAGCGGACAGGGCACCGACACCGACGCGGTGATCGACGCCGTCCAGACCGACGCCTCGATCAACCCCGGCAACTCCGGCGGCCCCCTCATCGACATGGAGGGACGCGTGATCGGCATCAATTCCGCGATCAAGTCGGAGACCGGCGGTTCGGTGGGTCTGGGCTTCGCGATCCCCATCGACGACGTCACCGAGGTGGCGCAGGAACTGATCCGCACCGGTGAGATGCAGCACCCGGACATCGGCGTGAACGCGCGCTCGGTCGTCAACGACGTCGCGAGCGGCGCGGAGGTCGCCAACGTCCGTCAGGACAGCCCCGCCCAGCGCGCCGGCATCGTCGAGGGCGACGTCATCGTCAAGGTCGGCGACCGCGAGGTCACCAGCGCCGACGAGCTCGTCGTCGCGGTCCAGCAGCAGGAGATCGACGAGCCGGTCACCGTCCAGCTCGTGCGCAACGGCCGCCTCGTCGACGTCGAGGTCACCCCCGTCTCCGACTGA